A single Elaeis guineensis isolate ETL-2024a chromosome 15, EG11, whole genome shotgun sequence DNA region contains:
- the LOC105032256 gene encoding uncharacterized protein, which translates to MASPSRSPKIANPESSKSNEAIYTSNMEQPQAPNQQSGASRGPVAILWDIENCPVPGDVRPEDVAGNIRMALQVHPVIKGAVTMFSAYGDFNAFPRRLREGCQRTGVKLVDVPNGRKDAADKAILVDMFLFALDNRPPSSIMLISGDVDFAPALHILGQRGYTIILVIPSGVGVSSALSNAGQFVWDWPSVAHGEGFVPPKSFMHRGPDVVGYLMNRSMGDSTDCQNEEEAIVYRGISQSEYTTRANMNQLYSYNSSHVSRELSRLPHSLSGYSNNNLIAGTYLTSSRSQSLPSGLNEGPVGDQNGTQEQTWWVRPGDIQGLKGQLVRLLEMSGGSLPLVRVPSEYLKIFGRPLYMAEYGVYKLVHLFKKMTDVLVVVGKGHKKLLCLRYSADRHMKKCPSTPVILRRDKKGKGVLEENVDVGVCPHIGSSSDEFSDDERNVDPVLGAAYDLDYHLESFRQEVQELLVCYSCPVPLGNFEALYEQRYKKALDYQSFGVDGLEELIEKVRDVVQLREDQGSKRKFLVFSCGSG; encoded by the coding sequence ATGGCTAGTCCAAGTCGATCACCAAAGATTGCAAACCCAGAATCATCAAAATCTAATGAGGCAATATACACTTCAAACATGGAACAACCTCAAGCACCTAACCAGCAAAGTGGGGCATCACGTGGTCCTGTGGCAATCCTTTGGGACATTGAGAACTGTCCAGTTCCAGGTGATGTTCGCCCAGAAGATGTTGCAGGCAACATCCGAATGGCATTACAGGTGCATCCTGTCATCAAAGGAGCTGTAACAATGTTCTCTGCTTATGGGGATTTCAATGCCTTTCCTCGAAGGCTTAGAGAGGGCTGTCAGAGAACTGGCGTTAAGCTTGTAGATGTACCAAACGGTAGAAAAGATGCTGCTGACAAGGCTATCTTGGTTGACATGTTTCTGTTTGCTCTAGATAACCGACCACCCTCGTCAATTATGTTGATATCAGGTGACGTGGACTTTGCTCCAGCCTTGCATATACTTGGTCAACGTGGGTACACTATCATCCTCGTCATCCCTTCTGGAGTGGGTGTTTCATCTGCTTTGAGCAATGCAGGGCAGTTTGTATGGGACTGGCCCAGCGTAGCCCATGGTGAAGGTTTTGTTCCTCCAAAAAGTTTTATGCACCGTGGGCCTGATGTTGTTGGCTATCTCATGAACCGTAGTATGGGGGACAGCACTGACTGTCAGAATGAAGAAGAAGCCATTGTTTATAGGGGAATTTCTCAGAGTGAGTACACCACCCGAGCTAACATGAACCAGCTATATAGCTACAACTCTTCCCATGTCTCTAGGGAACTTTCTAGACTCCCTCATTCTTTGTCGGGGTACAGCAACAATAACCTAATAGCTGGGACTTATTTAACTTCTTCAAGGTCTCAAAGTCTACCATCTGGTTTAAATGAAGGTCCAGTAGGGGATCAGAATGGTACACAAGAACAAACATGGTGGGTTCGCCCTGGAGATATTCAGGGTTTAAAGGGTCAGCTAGTGAGGCTGCTCGAAATGTCTGGTGGAAGTTTGCCTCTTGTACGTGTTCCTTCAGAGTATCTCAAAATCTTTGGACGGCCGCTGTACATGGCAGAGTATGGAGTGTATAAGCTGGtgcatctctttaagaaaatgaCTGATGTTTTGGTCGTGGTAGGGAAGGGACACAAGAAACTGCTTTGCCTTCGTTACTCGGCTGACAGACATATGAAAAAGTGTCCAAGTACACCAGTCATTTTGAGGAGGGATAAAAAGGGAAAAGGAGTTCTGGAAGAAAATGTGGATGTTGGTGTATGTCCTCATATAGGTAGTTCCTCTGATGAATTCTCAGATGATGAGAGGAATGTTGACCCTGTTTTAGGTGCTGCATATGACTTAGATTACCATCTTGAAAGTTTCAGACAGGAGGTGCAAGAGCTTCTTGTTTGTTACTCCTGTCCAGTTCCTCTCGGCAATTTTGAGGCTCTGTACGAACAGCGATACAAGAAAGCTCTTGACTACCAGAGTTTTGGAGTGGATGGGCTGGAGGAACTGATTGAGAAGGTGAGAGATGTTGTACAATTACGTGAAGATCAGGGTAGCAAAAGGAAGTTCCTTGTATTCAGCTGTGGAAGTGGATAA